One window of the Amycolatopsis mediterranei genome contains the following:
- a CDS encoding MarR family winged helix-turn-helix transcriptional regulator, with product MTSTSVQDVSGRLYLAVGRLSRSLRQAGVPGPGHGAISALATLVHAGQLRLGDLAAKEGVAAATMSRIIASLVEAGYVSRESDPIDRRAWLAKATEEGERLVSGVRSTRVQELNRRLDRLSPEHREALTAAIPALEALIADD from the coding sequence GTGACGAGCACATCGGTCCAGGACGTCTCGGGCAGGTTGTACCTCGCCGTGGGCAGGCTGTCCCGGTCCCTGCGGCAGGCGGGGGTGCCCGGGCCGGGCCACGGCGCGATCTCGGCGCTGGCGACGCTGGTGCACGCGGGCCAGCTGCGGCTCGGCGACCTCGCGGCCAAGGAAGGCGTGGCCGCGGCGACGATGTCGCGGATCATCGCGTCCCTGGTCGAGGCGGGGTACGTCAGCCGCGAGTCCGATCCGATCGACCGGCGCGCCTGGCTGGCGAAGGCGACCGAAGAGGGCGAGCGCCTCGTTTCCGGCGTCCGGTCGACGCGGGTGCAGGAGCTGAACCGGCGCCTCGACCGGCTCTCGCCCGAGCACCGGGAGGCCCTGACGGCGGCGATCCCGGCGCTCGAGGCCCTGATCGCGGACGACTGA
- the thiD gene encoding bifunctional hydroxymethylpyrimidine kinase/phosphomethylpyrimidine kinase, with protein MIPSALTIAGSDSGGAAGLQADLRTFLTCGVHGLVAVTAVTVQNTLGVHDRADLPPHIVAGQIEAVAADMGVGAAKTGMLASAEIIHAVAAACDTAEIGRDAKIPFVVDPVAASMHGHPLFDEAGLVALRDELLPRATVLTPNLDEVRLLTGMTVKDREGMHTAAVVLHRMGPRYVLVKSGHLQADPECVDLLFDGSTFVELPGQRYPTPHTHGAGDTMASALTAGLAKGMSVVEAARYGKWFVSHAVEHAYPMGAKVGPVSAFWRLAPEER; from the coding sequence ATGATTCCTTCGGCGTTGACCATCGCCGGGTCGGACTCCGGCGGTGCCGCCGGGCTCCAGGCGGACCTGCGCACGTTCCTGACCTGCGGAGTGCACGGCCTGGTCGCGGTCACCGCCGTCACCGTGCAGAACACCCTGGGCGTGCACGACCGCGCCGACCTGCCGCCGCACATCGTGGCCGGGCAGATCGAGGCCGTGGCGGCGGACATGGGCGTCGGCGCGGCGAAGACCGGCATGCTGGCCTCGGCCGAGATCATCCACGCCGTCGCGGCGGCGTGCGACACCGCCGAAATCGGGCGGGACGCGAAGATCCCGTTCGTCGTGGACCCGGTAGCGGCGTCGATGCACGGCCACCCGCTGTTCGACGAGGCGGGGCTCGTGGCGTTGCGCGACGAGCTCCTGCCGCGCGCGACGGTGCTGACCCCGAACCTCGACGAGGTCCGGCTGCTCACCGGGATGACGGTGAAGGACCGCGAGGGCATGCACACCGCGGCCGTCGTGCTGCACCGGATGGGCCCGCGGTACGTGCTGGTCAAGAGCGGGCACCTGCAGGCCGACCCGGAGTGCGTGGACCTGTTGTTCGACGGGTCGACGTTCGTGGAGCTGCCGGGGCAGCGGTACCCGACCCCGCACACGCACGGCGCGGGCGACACGATGGCGTCCGCGCTCACGGCCGGCCTGGCCAAGGGGATGTCCGTGGTCGAGGCCGCGCGCTACGGCAAGTGGTTCGTCTCGCACGCGGTCGAGCACGCCTACCCGATGGGCGCGAAGGTCGGCCCGGTCTCGGCTTTCTGGCGGCTGGCGCCCGAAGAGCGCTGA